One window of the Klebsiella oxytoca genome contains the following:
- a CDS encoding DUF3574 domain-containing protein, translating to MNFKQGAMALVLAGVLSGCVAPAANKAPVAETNACPAENTMMQTTLYFGLSRPAGKDITAQEWQQFVDRDVTPRFRDGLTVFDARGQWLGNDGTIAREQSKALMLIHGKDAKSEEGIEALRNTYKSRFAQESVMRVDQPVCVHF from the coding sequence ATGAATTTCAAACAGGGTGCGATGGCGCTGGTTCTGGCAGGGGTCTTGAGCGGCTGCGTGGCACCTGCTGCGAACAAGGCTCCGGTGGCTGAGACTAACGCCTGCCCGGCGGAAAATACCATGATGCAAACGACGCTTTATTTCGGATTAAGCCGTCCGGCAGGGAAAGATATTACCGCTCAGGAGTGGCAGCAGTTCGTTGACCGCGATGTGACGCCGCGCTTTCGGGATGGCCTGACGGTATTTGATGCGCGCGGACAGTGGCTGGGCAATGACGGGACTATCGCACGTGAACAGAGCAAGGCGCTGATGCTGATCCATGGCAAAGATGCAAAGAGCGAAGAGGGAATTGAGGCGCTGCGCAATACGTATAAATCACGCTTTGCGCAGGAGTCGGTGATGCGCGTTGACCAGCCGGTATGCGTTCATTTTTAA
- the putA gene encoding trifunctional transcriptional regulator/proline dehydrogenase/L-glutamate gamma-semialdehyde dehydrogenase yields the protein MGTTTMGVKLDDATRERIKSAASRIDRTPHWLIKQAIFNYLEKLENDETLPELPALLSGAANESDEAGSAGDEPYQPFLEFAEQILPQSVSRASITAAWRWAETDAVPMLLEQARLPQDLGEQAHKLAYQLAEKLRNQKTASGRAGMVQSLLQEFSLSSQEGVALMCLAEALLRIPDKATRDALIRDKISNGNWQSHIGRSPSLFVNAATWGLLFTGKLVSTHNETSLSRSLNRIIGKSGEPLIRKGVDMAMRLMGEQFVTGETIAEALANARKLEDKGFRYSYDMLGEAALTADDAQAYLVSYQQAIHAIGKASNGRGIYEGPGISIKLSALHPRYSRAQYDRAMEELYPRLKSLTLLARQYDIGINIDAEEADRLEISLDLLEKLCFEPELAGWNGIGFVIQAYQKRCPFVIDYLIDLATRSRRRLMIRLVKGAYWDSEIKRAQMDGLEGYPVYTRKVYTDVSYLACAKKLLAVPNLIYPQFATHNAHTLAAIYQLAGQNYYPGQYEFQCLHGMGEPLYEQVTGKVADGKLNRPCRIYAPVGTHETLLAYLVRRLLENGANTSFVNRIADSTLPLDELVADPVAAVEKLAQQEGQVGLPHPKIPLPRDLYGKGRSNSAGLDLANEHRLASLSSSLLNSALHKWQALPMLEQPVEEGEMQAVINPAEPKDVVGHVREASEAEIQQALSSAVNNAPIWFATPPQERAAILERAAVLMEGQMPTLMGILVREAGKTFSNAIAEVREAVDFLHYYAGQVRNDFDNETHRPLGPLVCISPWNFPLAIFTGQIAAALAAGNTVLAKPAEQTPLIAAQGVAILLEAGVPPGVIQLLPGRGETVGAALTSDERVRGVMFTGSTEVATLLQRNIASRLDAQGRPTPLIAETGGMNAMIVDSSALTEQVVIDVLASAFDSAGQRCSALRVLCLQDDIADHTLTMLRGAMAECRMGNPGRLTTDIGPVIDAEAKENIERHIQTLRAKGRKVFQAVRENSEDSREWENGTFVPPTLIELESFDELKKEVFGPVLHVVRYHRNELDGLVEQINASGYGLTLGVHTRIDETIAQVTGSANVGNLYVNRNMVGAVVGVQPFGGEGLSGTGPKAGGPLYLYRLLSSRPQNAVGVTLARQDADYPLDAQLKTLLEKPLLALQQWAADRPELKALCQQFSEQAQAGTQRLLPGPTGERNTLTFMPRDRVLCVADNEQDALIQLAGVTAVGCEVLWPDTPLQRELANKLPREVSERIHFAKAETLMNEPFDAVIYHGDSDQLRELCEQVAARDGAIVSVQGFARGESNLLLERLYIERSLSVNTAAAGGNASLMTIG from the coding sequence ATGGGCACCACCACCATGGGTGTAAAACTTGACGACGCGACGCGCGAACGCATTAAGTCCGCAGCGAGCCGTATTGACCGCACGCCGCACTGGCTGATTAAACAGGCCATCTTCAATTATCTGGAAAAGCTGGAAAACGACGAGACGCTGCCCGAGCTACCGGCGCTGCTTTCCGGCGCGGCCAACGAAAGCGATGAAGCAGGCAGTGCTGGCGATGAGCCTTATCAGCCGTTTCTCGAATTTGCCGAGCAGATCCTGCCGCAGTCCGTTTCCCGCGCGTCGATTACCGCAGCCTGGCGCTGGGCCGAAACCGACGCCGTACCAATGCTGCTGGAACAAGCTCGCCTGCCGCAGGATCTCGGCGAACAGGCGCATAAGCTCGCCTATCAGCTGGCGGAGAAGCTGCGCAATCAGAAAACTGCCAGCGGCCGCGCCGGGATGGTGCAAAGCCTGCTGCAGGAATTCTCTCTTTCCTCGCAGGAAGGCGTGGCGCTGATGTGCCTGGCGGAAGCGCTGCTGCGTATTCCCGATAAGGCCACCCGCGACGCCCTGATCCGCGACAAAATCAGCAACGGCAACTGGCAGTCGCATATCGGCCGCAGCCCGTCGCTGTTCGTTAATGCCGCCACCTGGGGGCTGCTGTTTACCGGTAAGCTGGTCTCGACCCACAACGAAACCAGCCTGTCGCGTTCGCTGAACCGCATTATTGGCAAGAGCGGCGAACCGCTGATCCGCAAAGGCGTCGATATGGCGATGCGCCTGATGGGCGAGCAGTTTGTCACCGGCGAAACTATCGCCGAGGCGCTGGCCAACGCCCGCAAGCTGGAAGATAAAGGCTTCCGCTACTCTTACGATATGCTGGGCGAAGCGGCGCTGACCGCCGACGATGCCCAGGCCTATCTGGTTTCCTATCAGCAGGCTATCCACGCCATCGGCAAAGCCTCCAATGGCCGCGGCATTTATGAAGGGCCGGGCATTTCGATTAAGCTCTCCGCGCTGCACCCGCGCTACAGCCGCGCTCAGTACGATCGCGCGATGGAAGAGCTCTATCCGCGCCTGAAGTCTCTGACCCTGCTGGCGCGCCAGTACGATATCGGCATCAATATTGACGCCGAAGAGGCCGATCGCCTGGAGATCTCGCTCGATCTGCTGGAAAAACTCTGTTTTGAGCCGGAACTGGCGGGCTGGAACGGAATTGGCTTTGTTATCCAGGCCTACCAGAAACGCTGCCCGTTCGTGATTGACTATCTGATTGATCTTGCCACCCGCAGCCGTCGTCGCCTGATGATCCGCCTGGTAAAAGGCGCATACTGGGACAGCGAAATCAAACGCGCGCAGATGGATGGTCTCGAAGGCTATCCGGTCTATACCCGCAAGGTCTACACCGACGTCTCCTATCTGGCCTGCGCGAAAAAGCTGCTGGCTGTACCGAACCTAATCTATCCGCAGTTCGCGACCCATAACGCTCATACCCTGGCGGCAATTTATCAGCTCGCCGGGCAGAACTACTATCCTGGGCAGTACGAATTCCAGTGTCTGCACGGCATGGGCGAGCCGCTGTACGAGCAGGTGACCGGCAAAGTCGCCGATGGCAAACTCAACCGTCCGTGTCGTATTTACGCCCCGGTGGGCACCCACGAAACGCTGCTGGCGTATCTGGTGCGTCGCCTGCTGGAAAACGGCGCCAACACCTCGTTCGTGAACCGTATCGCTGACAGCACTCTGCCGCTGGATGAGCTGGTTGCTGACCCGGTCGCCGCGGTGGAAAAACTGGCCCAGCAGGAAGGTCAGGTTGGCCTGCCGCACCCGAAAATCCCGCTACCGCGCGATCTTTACGGCAAAGGGCGCAGCAACTCAGCTGGCCTGGATCTGGCCAACGAACATCGTCTGGCCTCCCTCTCATCTTCATTATTAAATAGCGCGCTGCATAAATGGCAGGCGCTGCCGATGCTGGAACAGCCGGTGGAGGAAGGCGAAATGCAGGCGGTGATAAACCCGGCTGAGCCAAAAGATGTCGTCGGCCACGTGCGCGAAGCCAGCGAGGCTGAAATTCAGCAGGCGCTGAGCAGCGCGGTCAACAACGCGCCAATCTGGTTCGCCACCCCGCCGCAGGAGCGCGCGGCGATCCTCGAACGCGCCGCGGTGCTGATGGAAGGCCAGATGCCGACCCTGATGGGTATCCTGGTGCGCGAAGCGGGTAAAACCTTCAGTAACGCCATTGCTGAAGTGCGCGAAGCGGTAGATTTCCTTCATTACTACGCAGGCCAGGTTCGTAATGATTTTGATAACGAAACCCACCGTCCGCTGGGCCCGTTAGTCTGTATCAGCCCGTGGAACTTCCCGCTGGCGATCTTTACCGGACAAATTGCCGCCGCGCTGGCGGCCGGTAATACCGTGCTGGCGAAACCCGCCGAACAGACGCCGCTCATCGCCGCTCAGGGCGTGGCGATCCTGCTGGAAGCAGGCGTGCCGCCGGGCGTTATTCAGCTGCTACCAGGCCGCGGGGAAACCGTCGGCGCCGCGCTGACTTCCGATGAGCGCGTACGCGGCGTGATGTTCACCGGCTCAACCGAAGTTGCCACTCTTCTGCAGCGCAACATCGCCAGCCGCCTGGACGCTCAGGGTCGCCCGACGCCGCTGATCGCCGAAACCGGCGGCATGAACGCGATGATCGTCGACTCTTCTGCATTAACCGAGCAGGTAGTGATCGACGTTCTCGCCTCAGCGTTCGACAGCGCGGGGCAGCGCTGCTCAGCCCTGCGCGTACTCTGCCTGCAGGATGATATCGCCGACCATACGCTGACCATGCTGCGCGGCGCGATGGCCGAGTGCCGGATGGGCAACCCTGGCCGTCTGACCACCGATATCGGGCCGGTCATAGACGCCGAAGCCAAAGAAAATATTGAGCGCCATATTCAGACGCTGCGCGCCAAAGGACGCAAAGTCTTCCAGGCGGTGCGCGAAAATAGCGAAGATTCTCGCGAGTGGGAAAACGGGACCTTCGTTCCGCCGACGCTTATCGAACTGGAGAGCTTCGACGAACTGAAAAAAGAGGTCTTCGGCCCGGTGCTGCACGTGGTGCGCTATCACCGCAACGAGCTGGATGGGCTGGTTGAGCAGATCAACGCCTCCGGATACGGCCTGACCCTCGGCGTACATACCCGTATCGACGAAACCATCGCCCAGGTGACCGGCAGCGCCAACGTCGGCAACCTGTACGTCAACCGCAATATGGTCGGCGCAGTGGTCGGCGTGCAGCCGTTCGGCGGCGAAGGCCTGTCTGGCACCGGTCCGAAAGCCGGCGGTCCGCTGTATCTGTACCGGTTGCTCTCCAGTCGGCCGCAAAACGCGGTCGGGGTCACCCTCGCCCGTCAGGACGCGGACTATCCGCTGGACGCGCAGCTGAAGACGCTGCTGGAAAAACCGCTGCTTGCTTTGCAACAGTGGGCAGCGGATCGCCCGGAACTGAAGGCCCTGTGCCAACAGTTTAGCGAGCAGGCTCAGGCCGGTACCCAACGTCTGCTGCCGGGCCCCACCGGTGAGCGCAACACCCTGACCTTTATGCCGCGCGACCGCGTGCTGTGCGTAGCCGATAACGAGCAGGACGCGTTAATCCAGCTGGCAGGCGTAACCGCCGTTGGTTGTGAGGTGCTGTGGCCGGATACGCCGCTGCAGCGCGAGCTGGCGAACAAGCTGCCGCGCGAAGTCAGCGAGCGGATCCATTTTGCGAAAGCGGAGACTCTGATGAACGAACCGTTCGATGCGGTTATCTACCATGGCGATTCCGATCAGCTGCGTGAGCTGTGTGAACAGGTTGCGGCGCGCGATGGGGCGATTGTTTCGGTGCAGGGCTTCGCCCGCGGTGAGAGCAATCTGCTGCTGGAACGCCTCTATATTGAACGTTCCCTCAGCGTCAATACCGCCGCGGCCGGCGGCAACGCCAGCCTGATGACGATTGGTTAA
- the efeB gene encoding iron uptake transporter deferrochelatase/peroxidase subunit, which translates to MAEQKHNVNEPSRRRLLKGIGALGGALAITGGCPVAHAAKGESSPGTVSPDARLETQPFYGEHQAGVLTPQQASMMIVAFDVLAGDKADLERLFRLLTRRIAFLTMGGPAPETPNPRLPPMDSGILGPWIAPDNLTMTVSVGHSLFDDRFGLASQVPKKLQKMTRFPNDSLDAALCHGDLLLQICANTQDTVIHALRDVIKHTPDLLSVRWKREGFISDSAARSKGKETPINLLGFKDGTANPLSTDNALMDKVVWVTPDQKEPAWATGGSYQAARIIQFRVEFWDRTPLKEQQTIFGRNKLTGAPLGMQHEHDVPDYSKDPDGDTIALDSHIRLANPRTAETESSLMMRRGYSYSLGVTNSGQLDMGLLFVCYQHDLEKGFLTVQKRLNGEALEEYVKPIGGGYFFVLPGVIDSQHYLGQSLIEA; encoded by the coding sequence ATGGCTGAGCAAAAGCATAATGTAAATGAACCGTCGCGTCGGCGGTTACTTAAAGGGATCGGCGCGCTCGGCGGCGCGCTGGCCATTACCGGCGGTTGTCCGGTGGCGCATGCGGCGAAGGGTGAGAGTTCTCCAGGCACGGTGTCGCCGGATGCGCGTCTGGAAACCCAGCCGTTTTATGGTGAGCATCAGGCTGGCGTGCTGACGCCTCAGCAGGCGTCGATGATGATTGTCGCTTTTGATGTCCTCGCCGGCGATAAAGCAGACCTTGAGCGGTTGTTCCGTCTGCTGACCCGGCGTATCGCCTTTCTGACTATGGGTGGGCCTGCGCCGGAGACGCCCAACCCGCGTCTGCCGCCGATGGACTCAGGCATTCTCGGGCCGTGGATCGCGCCGGATAACCTGACGATGACCGTGTCGGTGGGCCATTCGCTGTTTGACGACCGGTTTGGCCTGGCCAGTCAGGTGCCGAAAAAGCTGCAGAAAATGACGCGTTTTCCTAACGACTCGCTGGATGCGGCGCTGTGCCATGGCGATCTGCTGCTGCAAATTTGCGCCAATACGCAGGATACGGTCATTCACGCGCTGCGGGATGTGATTAAACACACGCCAGATCTGCTCAGCGTACGCTGGAAGCGGGAAGGCTTTATTTCCGATAGCGCCGCGCGCAGTAAGGGTAAAGAGACGCCGATTAATCTCCTGGGCTTTAAAGACGGTACCGCGAATCCGCTGAGCACAGATAATGCGCTAATGGATAAAGTGGTGTGGGTTACTCCCGACCAGAAAGAGCCAGCATGGGCGACGGGCGGCAGCTATCAGGCGGCGCGGATTATTCAGTTTCGCGTTGAATTCTGGGACCGAACGCCGCTTAAAGAACAGCAGACTATTTTTGGTCGCAATAAACTGACCGGCGCGCCGCTAGGGATGCAGCACGAGCACGATGTGCCGGATTACAGCAAAGATCCCGACGGCGATACTATTGCCCTCGATAGTCACATTCGTCTGGCGAACCCGCGCACGGCAGAAACCGAGTCCAGCCTGATGATGCGTCGGGGTTACAGCTATTCGCTGGGGGTGACTAACTCAGGGCAGCTGGATATGGGGCTGCTGTTTGTCTGTTATCAGCACGATCTGGAAAAAGGTTTTCTGACGGTGCAAAAGCGCCTGAATGGAGAAGCGCTGGAAGAGTATGTGAAACCGATCGGCGGTGGATATTTCTTTGTTCTGCCCGGAGTTATCGACAGTCAGCATTACCTCGGGCAATCGCTGATCGAAGCCTGA
- the putP gene encoding sodium/proline symporter PutP, with protein sequence MAISTPMLVTFIVYIFGMVLIGFIAWRSTKNFDDYILGGRSLGPFVTALSAGASDMSGWLLMGLPGAIFISGISESWIAIGLTLGAWINWKLVAGRLRVHTEVNNNALTLPDYFTGRFEDKSRVLRIISALVILLFFTIYCASGIVAGARLFESTFGMSYETALWAGAAATIIYTFVGGFLAVSWTDTVQASLMIFALILTPVMVIISVGGFGDSLEVIKQKSIENVDMLKGLNFVAILSLMGWGLGYFGQPHILARFMAADSHHSIVHARRISMTWMILCLAGAVAVGFFGIAYFNNNPGVAGAVNQNAERVFIELAQILFNPWIAGILLSAILAAVMSTLSCQLLVCSSAITEDLYKAFLRKNAGQQELVWVGRFMVLVVALVSIALAANPENRVLGLVSYAWAGFGAAFGPVVLFSVMWSGMTRNGALAGMIIGAITVIVWKQFGWLGLYEIIPGFIFGSLGIVVFSLLGKAPSAEMQRRFAEADAHYRSAPPVRATAE encoded by the coding sequence ATGGCTATTAGCACACCCATGTTGGTGACTTTTATTGTTTATATTTTTGGCATGGTACTTATCGGTTTTATTGCCTGGCGTTCTACAAAGAACTTTGATGATTATATTCTTGGCGGCCGCAGCCTTGGCCCATTCGTCACCGCGCTCTCCGCCGGGGCATCAGATATGAGCGGCTGGCTGCTTATGGGGTTGCCCGGCGCCATTTTTATTTCCGGAATTTCCGAAAGCTGGATTGCCATTGGCCTGACCTTAGGCGCATGGATTAACTGGAAGCTGGTGGCGGGGCGCTTGCGGGTGCATACCGAGGTGAATAATAACGCTCTGACGCTGCCCGATTATTTCACCGGCCGCTTTGAAGATAAAAGCCGCGTACTGCGAATTATCTCGGCGCTGGTGATTTTGTTATTTTTCACCATCTATTGTGCCTCCGGTATTGTGGCCGGCGCGCGTTTGTTTGAAAGCACGTTTGGTATGAGCTACGAAACCGCGCTGTGGGCCGGCGCGGCGGCAACCATTATCTATACCTTCGTCGGTGGTTTCCTCGCGGTGAGCTGGACTGATACCGTCCAGGCAAGCCTGATGATATTCGCGCTGATCCTGACGCCGGTGATGGTGATTATTTCCGTCGGCGGTTTTGGCGATTCCCTGGAAGTGATCAAGCAAAAGAGCATTGAGAACGTTGATATGCTCAAGGGCCTGAATTTCGTCGCCATTCTTTCGCTGATGGGCTGGGGTCTTGGCTATTTTGGCCAACCGCATATTCTGGCGCGCTTTATGGCGGCGGATTCGCACCACAGTATCGTTCACGCCCGTCGTATCAGTATGACGTGGATGATCCTTTGCCTGGCGGGTGCCGTTGCCGTCGGCTTCTTTGGCATCGCGTACTTCAATAACAACCCGGGCGTTGCCGGAGCGGTGAACCAGAACGCTGAACGCGTCTTTATTGAACTGGCGCAGATTCTGTTCAACCCATGGATTGCCGGGATCCTGTTGTCGGCGATTCTGGCGGCGGTAATGTCGACTCTGAGCTGCCAGCTGCTGGTGTGTTCCAGTGCGATTACCGAAGATCTGTATAAAGCGTTTTTGCGTAAAAATGCGGGTCAGCAGGAACTGGTATGGGTCGGACGCTTTATGGTGCTGGTCGTGGCGCTGGTATCCATCGCCCTGGCGGCCAACCCGGAGAACCGCGTGCTGGGTCTGGTGAGCTACGCATGGGCAGGCTTCGGCGCGGCGTTTGGTCCGGTGGTGCTGTTCTCGGTAATGTGGTCAGGAATGACGCGTAACGGCGCGCTGGCCGGAATGATTATCGGCGCTATCACCGTTATCGTCTGGAAACAGTTCGGCTGGCTGGGCCTGTATGAAATTATCCCTGGCTTTATTTTTGGTAGCCTGGGGATTGTGGTTTTCAGCCTGCTGGGGAAAGCGCCTTCAGCCGAGATGCAAAGACGCTTTGCCGAAGCGGACGCGCACTATCGCTCTGCGCCGCCAGTACGCGCTACCGCCGAGTAA
- the efeO gene encoding iron uptake system protein EfeO: MMNHFRRNALQLTVAALFGSAFCAQAADIPQVKVTVTDKQCEPMNVTVKAGKTQFIIQNHSQKALEWEILKGVLVVEERENIAPGFTQKLTANLQPGEYDMTCGLLTNPKGKLTVTGEATKDAAKADTLLSLGEAITAYKAWVTAETAELVSSTKAFTGAVKAGDIDKAKALYAPTRQHYERIEPIAELFSDLDGSIDAREDDYEKKAEDPKFTGFHRLEKALFGDNSVKGMDNYADQLNADVLDLQKRISELAFPPSKVVGGAAGLIEEVAASKISGEEDRYSHTDLWDFQANIDGAQKIIDLLRPQLQKKNGELLAKVDANFKKVDAILSKYRTKDGFETYDKLTDADRNALKGPITTLAEDLAQLRGILGLD, encoded by the coding sequence ATGATGAATCATTTTCGTCGCAATGCGCTGCAGCTTACCGTTGCCGCGCTGTTCGGCTCTGCTTTTTGCGCTCAGGCAGCCGATATTCCACAGGTAAAAGTTACCGTCACTGATAAACAGTGCGAGCCGATGAACGTCACGGTGAAAGCGGGTAAAACCCAGTTCATTATTCAGAACCATAGCCAGAAAGCGCTGGAGTGGGAGATTCTGAAAGGCGTGCTGGTAGTTGAAGAGCGTGAGAATATTGCTCCCGGGTTTACGCAAAAGCTGACGGCGAACCTGCAGCCGGGTGAATACGATATGACCTGCGGCCTGCTGACCAACCCGAAAGGTAAACTGACGGTCACTGGTGAAGCGACCAAAGATGCTGCTAAAGCCGACACGTTGCTTAGCCTGGGAGAGGCGATTACCGCCTATAAAGCGTGGGTTACCGCCGAGACCGCGGAGCTGGTGAGCAGCACTAAAGCCTTTACCGGGGCGGTAAAAGCGGGTGATATCGACAAGGCAAAAGCGCTTTACGCGCCGACGCGCCAGCATTATGAACGTATTGAACCGATCGCCGAACTGTTCTCCGATCTTGATGGCAGCATCGACGCCCGCGAGGATGACTACGAGAAAAAAGCCGAAGATCCGAAATTCACCGGTTTCCACCGGCTGGAAAAAGCGCTGTTTGGCGATAACAGCGTCAAGGGAATGGATAACTATGCCGATCAATTGAACGCCGACGTTCTCGATCTGCAAAAACGCATTAGCGAGCTGGCGTTCCCGCCGTCAAAAGTGGTTGGCGGCGCTGCCGGGCTAATTGAGGAAGTGGCGGCCAGCAAAATCAGCGGTGAAGAAGATCGCTACAGCCACACCGATTTGTGGGATTTCCAGGCCAACATTGACGGCGCGCAGAAAATTATCGACCTGCTGCGCCCGCAGTTGCAAAAGAAGAACGGCGAGCTGCTGGCGAAAGTTGACGCTAATTTCAAAAAAGTAGACGCCATTCTCAGCAAGTACCGCACCAAAGACGGTTTTGAAACCTATGACAAGCTGACGGATGCCGATCGTAACGCGCTGAAAGGGCCGATTACCACGCTGGCGGAAGATTTGGCCCAGCTGCGCGGGATCCTGGGTCTGGACTAA
- a CDS encoding NupC/NupG family nucleoside CNT transporter, with protein sequence MTQFLHFLLALVVILALAWLASYDRKKIRIRYIIQLIVIEIALAFFFLHAESGLWLVKNIASFFESLLGFAAEGTNFVFGGMSEKGLAFIFLGVLCPIIFISALIGILQHWRILPIFIRLIGTLLAKINGMGKLESFNAVSSLILGQSENFIAYKGVLGDLSSRRLFTMSATAMSTVSLSIVGAYMSMLDAKYVVAALILNMFSTFIVLSIINPTRPGSEEEIKLEKLHESQSFFEMLGEYILAGFKVAMIILAMLIGFIALISAINALFATIFGLSFQQILGYVFYPLAWLIGIPLSDALNAGSIMATKLVANEFVAMIELQKIAAGMTPRGLGILSVFLVSFANFASIGIIAGAIKGLNEQQGNIVSRFGLRLVYGATLVSLLSASFAGLVL encoded by the coding sequence ATGACTCAATTCTTGCACTTCCTGCTGGCGTTGGTGGTTATTCTTGCCCTTGCCTGGCTTGCCAGCTATGACCGTAAAAAAATCCGCATCCGCTATATTATTCAGCTAATCGTTATTGAAATTGCGCTGGCTTTCTTTTTTCTCCACGCAGAAAGCGGCCTGTGGTTAGTGAAAAATATCGCGTCCTTTTTTGAATCGCTGCTCGGTTTCGCCGCCGAAGGAACCAACTTTGTATTTGGCGGCATGAGTGAAAAAGGGCTGGCGTTTATTTTCCTTGGCGTCCTGTGCCCAATTATCTTTATCTCTGCGCTGATTGGTATTCTTCAGCACTGGCGGATTTTACCGATATTTATTCGTCTGATTGGTACCCTGCTGGCGAAAATTAACGGTATGGGTAAACTGGAATCCTTCAATGCGGTCAGCTCGCTGATTCTCGGTCAATCGGAAAACTTTATCGCCTATAAAGGCGTGCTCGGCGACCTCTCTTCACGCCGCCTGTTTACTATGTCGGCCACCGCGATGTCGACGGTATCGCTGTCCATTGTCGGCGCGTATATGAGTATGCTCGACGCAAAATACGTCGTCGCCGCGCTAATTCTGAATATGTTCAGCACCTTTATTGTTCTGTCGATAATTAACCCCACGCGTCCGGGCAGCGAGGAGGAGATCAAGCTCGAGAAGCTGCATGAATCGCAGAGTTTTTTTGAGATGCTCGGTGAATATATTCTGGCTGGTTTTAAAGTCGCGATGATTATTCTGGCTATGCTGATTGGTTTTATTGCCTTAATTAGCGCCATAAATGCCCTGTTCGCCACGATATTTGGCCTGAGCTTCCAGCAGATCCTCGGCTACGTCTTTTATCCCCTGGCGTGGCTGATAGGCATTCCGCTTAGCGATGCGCTGAACGCCGGCAGTATTATGGCGACCAAGCTGGTAGCGAATGAATTTGTCGCCATGATTGAGCTGCAAAAAATAGCCGCCGGCATGACGCCGCGCGGGCTGGGTATTCTATCCGTGTTCCTGGTATCCTTCGCCAACTTTGCCTCTATCGGCATTATCGCCGGGGCGATTAAAGGCCTGAACGAGCAGCAGGGGAATATCGTTTCCCGCTTCGGCCTGCGCCTGGTATACGGCGCGACGCTGGTCAGCCTGCTCTCTGCCAGCTTCGCGGGCCTGGTGCTGTAA
- the efeU gene encoding iron uptake transporter permease EfeU: MFVPFLIMLREGLEAALIVSLIASYLKRTQRGSWIGVMWIGVLLAAALCLGLGIFINETTGEFPQREQELFEGIVAVVAVCILTWMVFWMRKVSRNVRQQLELAVDNALQRGNHHGWALVMMVFFAVAREGLESVFFLLAAFQQDVGIWPPIGAMLGLATAIVLGFLIYWGGIRMNLAVFFKWTSLFILLVAAGLAAGAIRAFHEAGLWNHFQDIAFDLSNVISTHTLFGTLLEGIFGYQETPTISEVAVYFIYLIPALVLYVSPPGNKTTASRAA; encoded by the coding sequence ATGTTTGTCCCATTTCTCATCATGTTACGTGAAGGTCTGGAAGCAGCGCTGATTGTCAGCCTGATTGCCAGCTATCTGAAGCGCACTCAGCGCGGAAGCTGGATTGGCGTTATGTGGATTGGCGTGCTCCTTGCCGCAGCGCTATGCCTGGGGCTGGGGATCTTCATCAACGAAACGACCGGTGAATTTCCGCAGCGTGAACAGGAGCTGTTCGAAGGTATCGTGGCGGTAGTAGCGGTGTGTATCCTGACCTGGATGGTGTTCTGGATGCGCAAGGTATCGCGTAACGTCAGGCAGCAGCTTGAGCTGGCGGTTGATAATGCGCTTCAGCGCGGCAATCACCACGGTTGGGCGCTGGTGATGATGGTCTTTTTCGCCGTTGCCCGGGAAGGTCTGGAATCGGTGTTTTTTCTGCTGGCGGCCTTTCAGCAGGATGTGGGAATTTGGCCGCCTATCGGGGCGATGCTTGGTTTGGCGACGGCAATCGTTTTAGGGTTCCTGATCTACTGGGGCGGCATCCGTATGAATCTTGCCGTCTTTTTCAAATGGACCAGCCTGTTTATTTTGCTGGTGGCCGCGGGCCTTGCCGCGGGCGCTATCCGCGCCTTTCATGAAGCCGGTCTATGGAACCATTTCCAGGATATAGCCTTTGATCTGAGCAACGTGATTTCGACGCACACGCTATTCGGTACGCTGCTGGAAGGGATTTTTGGCTATCAGGAAACGCCAACTATCAGCGAAGTAGCGGTCTACTTTATCTATCTGATTCCGGCGCTGGTGCTTTACGTCTCGCCGCCGGGCAATAAAACCACCGCATCCCGAGCCGCCTAG